The following nucleotide sequence is from Bacteriovorax sp. PP10.
ATTTCTAATGGGGATTACTCGTGACTTCCAAAAAGTGAAGCAGGTTTTATCTGCTCATGAAATCAGACTTCTTCTTAGTTTCTAAATTTTTTTATTAAGAAAAAGGCGCCGAAAGGGGTTGGAGGGTTTATCAAAAGAATAACCGTCCTTTCGGCGCATGAAAAATTATCTATTAGCCTTCTTGCTGCAATTTTTCTTTAAACTCAGTATGAGTCATAAAAGGATTTGTTTGAGTGTAGTCAGACGTCGCTGCAGTTGCATTGAAGATCTTTCTTTCTACTTCTATTTTCGGATTGATATCGTGAGTGAAGTTATCACTTAGAATTCCGCGTTTTGCCTGCATACGAGCGACTGGTGCCTGAGCGTAGATCTGTTTTAAAAGATCGTTGGCAACCACAGTTGTATCGCAGTATCCACCCAGCATATTCATCGTTGTAACGTTGAATTCACTTCCTGATAAAAGAAGAGATCTCATGACGTTTTGATTGATATACGGAGCAAGGAAAGAGAACACTCCACAGGTAGGAGTCAGTCCTTGTGTCAGGTGATCAAAAGAGAACACAGCGTTTTCTTTTGCCATTCTAATATCAGCAGCAAGAGCAAGCTCAAGACCGATACCACGAGCACTGGTCTTTAAATCCATGATCACTGTCTGAGGCAGACAGAAAATAGATTGAGAGATCGTAGAGAGTTTTTGAAGAATTTTTTTAAGTTTATCTTCTGGAAGAGTTTTTAGTTCTTCAGGGTCGATTCCCTGAATGAAGTGATCACCGTACACAGTGATGTAAAGAGATTGAACTTCCGGATGGCTTGCACACCAAGCGAGAATTGATTCCAGCTCGAAAAGAGTTTCAAAATTAATGAATTTCTTTCTGAATTTAATTTCCAGGGACTTTGAATCTGTGATCAGAGTCGTCGCGATTGTGTTGTAACTGAAAATGGGAATTCGTGTGAGTGCTTTCATTAACCTTCCTTGGTAACTAACACTGTTTATGGATCGTCTTTTTTTTACGATTGAGAATCATTCTCTCTCGTACTTCTATTCTTCCAAAAATTGAAAATGTATGTCAAAGCCCATTTGTGAAAAGTTCCACTATTTTTGTAATTCTTTTTGTTTTTTAAGCTTAATCACGACTTAGGGTACCTGATTAAACCTGTAGGGTTTACAAAGTAGTCTGAAGTCAGTCCTAATCTACTAATAAATTGATGGCCCCGACTCTTTTTAGGATGACAGCACCTTTATATTCAACGATGAGGTTGAGCTTAATTTCTTTTTTTCCAGTGCGGGTGAATTTGTAATCAAAGCGCAGGTTGTTCACTCCTGAAGCAGCTGCAAGAGTTTGCACGTAAGGGGGAGTTGTGACCTTGATATAGGCCGCGCTGAAAGTCTCAGGCTCTAATCTGATTTTATATTCACCAGGAAGGTGATTGTCGTAGTCGATAAAGATATGTCCGGCCTGCAGGCCACCAATTAGTTTTTTTGCTTTTACTTTTTGTTCGTATTTCGCAAAGACTGAATTGTTAATTTCATTGAACCAGCACTTAGGTCTTTTATCAACTTGAACAAGTTGTCCATCAACGGTTTCTGTACATTTAAAATCAGTTGTTAATTTAGCACCCAGAATTTTTTCTTCAAATGTAACTGAAGAGTCTTCCAGTTCACAAAGGGATCCAGCTAAGAATGTATCAAGTCTACATTGAGCAAGTGGGTGGAGTTGGTCGGTGACATCCAGGACATGCTTATCAGGAGTTTCAAAGCGAGGTTGTTTTCCTTCTGTTTGTAATCCCAAGAATGAAGCAAGCGAGTATCCGGCCATAGTTGTTCTATAACAAACTTTTTGAGCAGCAATATCGTTTTCATATTTTTTCGAACACTGGTCTCTCACGAATCCATTAGACATCACAACTTCTTCTGGGAATTCAGTGAAGTATTTTTTTGCACAAACTGTAGAGGCCCAATAATCGGCCTGCCCTTCTGCTGAAGTTTCTTCTCCAAGCTTAAAAGGAGCTCCTCCAAGAAGGTGACCTAGTTCATGACAGACAGTCATGATGAAGCCATCATCAGTGACTCGTTTGTCTCTATATAAAGCGCCATGGAAAACGATTTTCCAATTTGAGCTATTTTTAGCAGCATAAGCATTGAGGTCAGTTGATTCCCATAAAAATTCTGTTTTAAGGTTGCCGCCTAATTCTTTAATGGTGTCGGCGTATAAAGAAACAATGCGGTTGGTGAACTTTTCAAACTTCTCAGGAGTCTTGCTTGTGTTATAAAAGTCGCCATAGGTAACAGTTTCTCTAACTTTGTTTGATGGAGGTTTTATTCCAGCAAACAAGTTACAGTTATTCGTATGGGCGCTAAGGACCGTGGAAAATGTCAGGCATGTAAGCACAATAATTTTTTTCACGATCCTTATCCCTTATTAAAATGCCAAGAATGATTTAGCTTTTATTTCAAGAATGTCATCTTTGGCAGAAATCACCTGACCTTGATAAGTCACTTCAACCAGAATTTTTAGTTTTGCATTAGTCTTTTTAGTAAAAGAGTACGCAAACTCATTCTTGGTATCACTTGAAGCAGTAAGATTTACAATGTATTCTGGATTAGCAATTACAATTGATTCTTTTGTAACTTTATCCATTGGGATAAGGCGAATCTTATACTCACCAGGCAAGTGGTTAAAGTATAGAATGGTAATCGGTTGGTTTTTAGCAAGAGTTCTAAATTTTTGAGAGACAACTTTTGTATCAGTAAAACCATAAATATTATTAGTCTTTTCATTGAACCAGCATTTCGGGCGCTTCTCAACTTTTGTCTCAACGCCATTTGATCTGTCATTACAAAGAAAGTCTGTCGTCAGTTTAGACTTATCTGTTTTCTCATCAAAATTAAATGATGTATCATCCAGCTCGCACAGGGCCCCTTGTGCATATGTATCTAAGCGGCACTGAGCTTCAGGGTGAAGTTGAGCTGTATAAGAAAGCTCTGCTCGAGTTGGTGATTCGAGATCAGGGGCTTCGGTAGCGCCTGCCTTTGCAAGCATCTTTGCCATTCCTTCTCCAGCAAGAAAAGATCTATAGCAAATATTCGTGGCCTCTTCGTCACCATAATATTGGATATCACATGCATACTTTGGATAACCTTCTTGCATGTAAACAGTTTCTGGAAATTCTTTAAAGTATCTTTTTATACAAACAGCTGATGCCCAGAAATCTGCCTGGCCTTCAATTGATATTTGCCCGGAAGTCCCATTTTTATAAGGAGCTCCACCAATAAGGTGACCAACTTCATGACAAGCAGCAAGTGCTAAACCATCATCTGTAACATTCTTTTCTCTATAGAGACCACCAGTGAAATTCACTTCCCATACGAATAGACCTTTTTGGGCATAAGCATTTACAACATCAGATTTCCAATCGTGTACAATTTTAAATTCAATGTTTTCGTTTCTTTCTCTGATCGTTCCAGAATATAAAGCAGCTACTCTTGTAGTAATTCTTTTAAATTTCTCTTCAGTTTTATTGGGATCAACGATAACGATTTTTTCTTCTTTCTTTTTCTTTTTGAAGGATTCAAATAGTTCACAGTCTTGATGTTTATCAGTTTGTAGAGGTCCAATATGAGCGTAAGCATTTAGTGTCGCTGTCAAAGTTAAACAAGCAGTCAGTAGAGTCTTTTTCACTAGAATCCTCGCAAGCATAAGTTGTGCTCACCATTTTATAATGGATAGAAGTGTCTAGGGGGCGAGGGATATTTATTACATGTAGAGGATTTGAAAGGTGTTTAAAGTTTAGACAGAGGGGATTGAAACCCACTCAATATCCAAGAGATACGAGTGGGCAATAGGTCTTATTTATGCGTTCTTTTTATCGTGTTCAGTTTCTAAAAATCTCTCAGCTCTGATCGCTGCCTGACATCCTGATCCCGCAGCTGAAATGGCCTGACGGTAGTATGGATCTTGAACGTCACCACAAGCAAATACGCCTGGGATATTCGTGTCCGGGTGGAAGCCTGCTGTCTTGATATAACCGTGATCATCAAGAGTGATTT
It contains:
- a CDS encoding enoyl-CoA hydratase/isomerase family protein — translated: MKALTRIPIFSYNTIATTLITDSKSLEIKFRKKFINFETLFELESILAWCASHPEVQSLYITVYGDHFIQGIDPEELKTLPEDKLKKILQKLSTISQSIFCLPQTVIMDLKTSARGIGLELALAADIRMAKENAVFSFDHLTQGLTPTCGVFSFLAPYINQNVMRSLLLSGSEFNVTTMNMLGGYCDTTVVANDLLKQIYAQAPVARMQAKRGILSDNFTHDINPKIEVERKIFNATAATSDYTQTNPFMTHTEFKEKLQQEG